Part of the Juglans regia cultivar Chandler chromosome 14, Walnut 2.0, whole genome shotgun sequence genome, GACACAAACTAAAAAATCCCAACAGGGTATGTCTTTCACCATAGAGGAAGACAACCTCCTTGTATCAAGGTGGCAGAACATTAGTATAGACGCTATTAGGGGGATTGACCAAAAGTTCACCCAATTGTGGATAAGAATCAATGATTACTTCAGTACTTTTAAAAAACCTAACTGGTCTGAAGGTTATGTGGGCTCGTTGACTAATCAATGGTTAACCATCCGAAAAGCCACAAACAAGTTTTGTGGTTACTTGGCCCGAGTTGAATCAATGCATCCAAGTAGTACCAATGAACAAGACAATGTATGTTTCTAattgttataaattttcattgaaatatatattaatatttttatagttgTTGCTTAGATTGAGAAGGCAAAGGTAATGTACTGATTGACACAAAAAACTACCTATAATATGGACCATTGTTGAAACCTATTGAGACACCAATCAAAAGGGCAAGTGCATATGGATAATTTGCCAACAAAGAGATAGAAATGCTGCTCTACCGTTCGAGCTGCCAATGCCACGGATGTAGACATTTGTGAGAGTATGTTTGTCAATGTGAAGAGGCCACTAGGCAAGAAAgctgaaaaagaaagggaaagaaatagGAAACGCAAAGAATCTTCACCTACTGAGTTTGATGAAAGGTTAAGTTacatggaaagtgataggaagATAACGATGATTGAGCGATGGGAAGCGGTAAGCCAGGCTAATAGGGACAGGACTGAGATGATAGAACATAagtagaagaagatgaagatgaaaattaTGAGTTTGAATGTTGATAACATGAATGCGGTGTAGTGAGAatatgtgataccccgtatttttgtctattttaactaaatgattattttaattaatttaaatattggttcttttgttttaaaatttattgagtttctcgttggtttattacatgatttttaagttgtaaaatctattttggtgtgctttcttaatattaaatattgttttacatttaaattgttctttaatttaaattagttgtttgtgagttttaaaattattgtgttgttggatttaattattttattttacttagtctttgtgtttaaattattttatttaaatttattgttttgcaataattttcgttggatcattttgtgactcaagttgtgaggattagacctcatttctttccctctatgtttcttttttatttttcctcttttccttttttctttttcttcttctacttccttCCTCCCCTGCTTCCTCCCTCGCGCACGagtccctctctccctctcccgatgcgttttcttcttcttcttcccttagcaccgccgtgcgccacccATTGCCGTCATCACCCATCTCCTTCTCTTCCCCTCCCCTCCAGCCGGCGACCACCCCACTCCAATTTCATCTCCTCTCTTGTCGGCGTTTGTCCCCATGCGCCACTCTATGCCGCGGCCTTCTTTGTGTTCCAGTGCCACTGTCACACCACCACTAGTCACTATCTTTTCACCACATCACTATCAACCTCCCAGTaacctaaaccacccatccCCAACTCCGATCTGCCActggtgaagctccaccatctacTTTTCAGATTTAAAcattttggcctccaaacacctcccacaccgccacccacggccaatcACTActaccattagcttcaccgacatccctaagcccttccctagtaatctcgagTCTTAGTTTGCCCTTGTTCAAAAGTGAttttttgagacccacagccatagtgcattttgcactattacGTTGATGTCCCTCCAGttctagcacctctgtgattcttcgaaaattatattataacactGTAAgcatttttccaaataaattttgagatttaaatgttatttttgcTCTAACAGAAATTTACTgtgattggttggttgtgccggactgagtccgaggagtaaaggggtcggttggattcgaggatggagttgtttgtgtgactGGACTCTGTTTTTATTTGCTGGTTGTTGAATATTTGTGTTGTGTCATATACAATGCATTTatacgcatgttcatgtttgtaaatgaaaattgagttttcgtgtaattgtattcatgttcatatgtatatttaaaaattagattttcttgtgagagaaaggaaagagactgtagggatggtggtaagcagggatggtggtagagtctcgcatgtgattcccgcctacggtgtaCTCGGTAGGGATGgaggtaagcagggatggtggtggagtcccgcctacggtgcatgtgGTAGGGATgatggtatagtcccgcctgtgattttCACCTACAGTGCTCTAATAGGTactcattgtgtggaaaggaacggtagggatggtggtaagcagggatggtagTAGAGTCCCgcttgtgattcccgcctatgatgcacgcagtagggatggtgatATAGTCCCGCCTATGATTCCTACCTATAGTGTCCGACAAAATGGTTGGATTCTGTGTGAGTCATTTTCCcagaatcattttctggaaaaatgacggattatagttttgggccaaaatgagattttcgCGTGTATTGGAAAAACATTCATTttttgggaaatgatattttgggTCTTATACATATTTCATCGTATGCATGcctgttggttgcattaatgcacttttatctcgtgggttgtttggattattaattacctgcggtaccgttttatggtaccgtagattttgatgcaaatgagGACGAAGAGCCTGAGGGATCGGCTCCATGAAGGGAATGACATGTGGTTGCTTTTggattatgggatttgtttcccttttgtCTATTTATTCggctttttactttattttacagataactgtataactttttaaagacAACTTATTTGgaatatttgtattaaacaattctagtacttagttgactactTTTAATTTATCCGCTGCGACTTTTGTGGTGCTCTTGTTGGTTGTTGCACACATTTGAGCACTgattgttgggatgtgtgactcgtgttgtcatcatcccgatgtCACAATTCTCGCGTTTCCGTACGTGGGAGTCGGGGCATCACAGAATACTTTAGGTCACTTCAAATGGAAATCCTAGAGAAATATTGGAATGGATCACTTCAAATGTTGTAGTTGGAGGAGGGAGAAGTGCACTAAAGGGTATCATAAACCTGGTAATCCCTTGATTCTTTTATGTTATTTGTGTAATCCAACAAGCTAAAACAATATTTGTtgcaaatttgtaaaaaaataacactATATATAGGTGTAGAGTTTGTAACTATTGTTTTTGGTTAatatattgcacatttttgtaaTTCTATTTTTGGTTAACActatattgcacatttttgtaaTTCTGAGCTTAATATTGCAGAGTTTATATATGTGGCTACAAACAAATTAATAGTAGAAAACTATTAAAGTCTGTCTCATTTAGTTTATCTTATTAAAGTTTGCATCCCTTTCTGTTGTgtcaatatttataaagaattcaactcatttcaattcagctcaacatccaagcAAGACCTAAATGTCGCTAATCCGACCAAAAGGATGTGAGGGTGGCCAAAGGTGACCAGATCAACCGAGCTTAATCCGAGAGGTAGAagggtccttttttttttcatacaacttttctttctttaatctattttactgtttattctttaaaataatttattgggCTTATTTTCAATgggaaaataaatgatatttttagttataaagTACGCAAATGTCgtgcattcattttgaaaaaaatttataaatgtgagacctatatgaaaaaactaactttttaatagtgaatcctACTCCTTTTTAAAAGGAGTAATGTGCGGTACCTGCACAACTCATAAATCATAATTGTATCTGACAATATTACTCAACATGACTGGTTTTTCTAAGTTGAGGATGTATGTTGTGATAAAGTGAGAGAACAAATAAAgttagagaaaatgttgaaggcaaaattgaaaaatcaaaacatagaAATGATAAAGTAGAAgagattaaagaaaatattaaagggAGCTTAATTAGTTAAGGAAGAATTGAAAAATGGTATAAATCTTGAGTTCTTCTACcgaactttttggttttcataaaatcGTGCTTTATAAATGATCTTCTAAAATTTCCAaaggaaaatttgataaaaaaagaagatgctATATATGCAGTAATTTTTCTTCCTGAAAAATATCTTggtttaaaactttttgtttggggggtgggggctGTCCTTTTGATCTGCCACTGCCAATTAATTAACACATCGAGGACCGGTCTCGACCTTGACGATTTAAGCAAATATGgcccaaagaaattaattttcataaatgaTAGCTTTGAGAAACAAAGTCGCTTACCAATTAATAGGTTCTCCTACAGATATCGTACACTTAATTTCCAACAACAATATTTGATATATGATAATATCAGCCACATAATTCTAACTTTTGgcgaagaaaaattctactgaGAAACTGATCTACATTATATATTCATTGAggagaaaagaataaaagagtttttctactcatcagGTATGTGGTGTCGGTCGGctgtaataattttttgaaaaaatctcttttcaaaatccaaaatcttaaaatatatacaagtttttttttttttttttggaaatttatggCTACACGACCTAAAGCACACGGTATTGTATCTCACTGAGGAGTCATACTGCGCAAGAAGGTCAAAGTTTAAAGAGAACTAGTACTAtcgaaaaataaatttataaattgatatagtttcggagtatatatatatattaaatatattaatttacaataaatatatatttataattaaacgtatcacatcaaattatgtaaattttatgtgaGTTTATTTACAGCATTTCTCAAGTTCAAATCTCCTTAtaaagaaatgcatgattttcatgtatatatatatatatatcatattgttGCATGTttgatctaattatatatataattattcctaCTCGATTCCATTTAATTTCCTAACACATAGTACGTACGTTGTAAACAAACCTGGCCTATGGatgttacatatatacatatacatgcatCCATCATCGCTGTACTCAAATATTTAATAACCCATCTATGAGTAGGTTGGCCCAAATAAGCCAATTGAGAGAAAATACATGCAGATCCGCAAAAGCCATGCAATATATAATAGACAGTTAGTACTTAAGGTTAATGGTCCCAAAGATATACGGCGGCCACTAGTACTAGACGAAGATTAATGCAGTTACGTACCGGTACAGCTAGCTACCATGCATCACCCGTACTCTCTTTACTCAGATCTAATTACGTACCcttcagaatatatatatatatatatatatattttatataacaagaataaatatagatagaagttattattagaagtatctattttatatatatgatatagcATCATCTATACCACACATCTCAAGTAAGTgttggaaacaatcaactagaagcagccacgcagtgagtgcaaagtgtgcactgaTATAATGACTTATTTCTATTATTACTCAtatagaaatgatttgtacaaatctcaaatagataagtcaCATACaaatctttgtaaaaaagtagactttaccttaaaaaagtaaaagaaaaattattctttatttatgggacccattattttacaaaaaatttgtatGAGCTTATCTATTTGATacttatatctaacattactcagagagagagagagagagagagagagagagagagagagagagagagagagagagagagagagagagagagagagagagagagagagagaggtggttggtccaattaatttaaaaaactaaGCCAATATTAGAACATATATAGCCCAaggaaacatgcatgcatgcagcatcgACCCGTGAGCAATGTTCTCAAATAAATTAGTCATGACGACTCAAATAAATCGAAAGTGAGAATTATCAtgtgattgaaaaatatttggtgtactaagaaattttaaaaaagtaaattactAATTTCAAACTGGTGCTTATATCTTGATGACGTGGTGCGAcacattttaattaaagtttgttttattttaaagtaagaGAATATCTTATAGGCAGTCCGTCTGTTCATTCTGAAATAACAGCCATCCAATTAATTAAGACCCACACGTAGCTCCTCCATTTTATACACTATATTCATGTCCACGTCTGATAATATGAAAATCAACAACACGTGAAATCCCTTCCTCCCTCTGTAAaagtttcttttgtaaaattaaagtcAGTACTTCTCCAATTCAaaatatagctagctaggtcgTCCAAAACAAGCCAACCCAGATCAAGGAAAACTGGGCTGATctttaaaatttcatttcttcttttaattttttttcctgcagTTTGGAGGTGCTTAAATATCTAGCTCAAGCATTAATGCTCATGtctaaattttataattgttgATCATAtctttcaagtttttaatttacGTGTATCAAAATGTTAGGTTCAACACATGAGGCAGTATATATGAATGATATTCACGGCTAAGTCGTAAAAACAAAGGCCAGGCGGCCATCAGAACAAGTTATACTATGATAATGGCTGCAGCAGTGTACGTAGTTAGGGTTGGCCATGATATATCAACGCATTCCGTGCCGCATTACACaacttatatttaatttatatatacaaggaTTTGCTCAACTTATACGtatatcttctttcttttatctaCCTAATCtatttatacacacacacacacacacacacacacacacacacatatatatatatatatatatatatatatatatattccatttgCCTACATATCATCATGACAATGCCCTAGCTATTTAATATAAAACTGCGCCATCTTGATTAATATGGgggaaaaatataattagagtcTGTTTGGCTGTgaagaaaacatatatatatatatatatatatataggaaattaacaagaaaaatccACATTAATCTAGTTTGTTTGAATCGAACCAAGCAAtttacttcttttttgtttccccATAATATGCAACCAAATTTCACAAAGTGCGACGAACCAAAaaggaatattaattaatagtagACAAGAGAAACaccttaaaataattaaagccgatcgaagaaagaaaataaaagctgcattagaaaaataaataagatcaaGCCAAATTAAGCTAGCATCGGgatcaaagaaaagaaagaaagaaagaaaagagaagcgCGCAGTTGGAATTGATGCTGATGAGGAACAGGAAAAGGAAGCCATGCAAATGCATgctccagctagctagctcagtTTCTTGTACTCCTGGCATTTTCTTCCTTGAGGAAATCGAGCAGGACAGTACTCTTGCATTTGGGGCATTTTGGATCAGCCAGCTCGGATAACATGACGTACATGAGGCATCTGGGACATCCTACGAGCATCATCGATCTGGGTTCCGTGTTGCTTGGGGAGTACTGCAACGTCATAGGTTGATCTTCCGGCTCTGATGAAACGCATGAGCAATCAGACGACATTTCCGACGAAGAAGAGGTCGAAACATTTAGAGACTCAGCAGGCGAGTGTTCCCGCCTTGACGGCGACAAGTTCAGCTGCAGTTCCAGCTTTGGACCGTTGGCTCTTTTGCTCATGTTgtcgtactatatatatatatatatatctgtccGGATCGAGCAACCGTTTAATTTGTGGGTTTTGATCGTTTGTAAAATATCGACTTTTCctgcatgcagtagtactactgatctACAGCCATGAAACAAGTTAGAGATCAGTACGAGcaattcataatatataattctacGTAAAGAGCGATCAGTCGCTGAGAAAATCAATGGAAGTACTGCAAGCCGTAACCTGCGAAatgattgaaacaaaaaaaattaactgaaAGACTAATGCCTTGTAAATGTAAGGTCGCTTGCAAAATACTGTAGGATGATGAAATATATATCAGCAGAGCTGAAGCGATTGGAAACTAGTGGGACAATTGCAAGAAGATCTGCGGCTATATTGGATCGCCTAATCAACGAAGGTTTGGCGTTGTACGCGTTGTTGACATTGGACCTGTGAATTAAGATGACTTATTATATAGtacatttgagagagagagagagagagagagagagagagcgagaggagTCAAGGGGTTGGATTGACGATTTGTAGATCAGAAGAGATATTTAAGAACCAGCAGGAAGTCTAAAATGTcataatgttaatttattggTAGTATGATAAGCATGACATAAGACCTTCGTATGCATATGCATGTTCGCGATGCATAAGTCTAAAATAAGTCTATTGCGGTGATTTATGGTCTGCCGCAAATAATATCGCCGCAATAACTAGTTATTGACAGCGATTTCTTGCTCGACGCAGGTTCCAATccgtagattttatttttaccttttacAGGAATTTTTAACACACTTGCGGCGCTAAATTGGTGCCGAAAATATTATCCCGACTTTTACAACGATTTTAAGGATCGTTAAGTCGAATTAAACTGCCGTAAAAAGGTTAAAAACTTATGCTGACGCACAATTTCGCTGCAATTGTCATTTTAATGTAGACAGCGTCGAAACCACAATTTCAATTCAAGATCATCAGATTTCTCCCCAAATCCCAATTTCACCTTCGTCCccaacttcttcttctccatttctctctagcTGCACATATAGCAAAACCCACTCAAAATTCTCGCTATGTCCCTTTCACCGAATGAAACCACTAACATCAGCGCGGCTCCAGCCCAGTGATTCTCGCGTAAGCAAATTACTTTGCTCCACCCCACCGATCTCCACTGTCGAGATCTCACAGAAACCACCGCAAAGGACTTTCCGACACCCCCAGTCCGTCACGCCTCACTGTGAGTTTCATCCCTCTCCCTCACATTTAGCTCTCTCACTCCATATTTCTCTCTCGCTCATTAGTGGGTCTCTCTTTTTATCACTCTATCTCCCTGTACTCAGCCACCCAGCTGCCGTCCACCTCCCAGCTCGTCGCACAACTCCTTGCCGCACAGTGAGCATGCTTCTACTGCATGGTTTAATAAGGAAACTTAGAGCGTTTTAAGTTCTGTTGTGCGTGCCGTGCCCACTGGTTTCCCATGATAGCCCATGCAATTTAAGTCATTTTACTAAAACACCCTATCTTAGATGAGTTCCATATTAGGCTAGTTTTGTTGTACGTACGAGGACTTTGGtttttagatttatatttacaaaataaacaatgattttgaagtatattattaaaGTATGAATTTCGTATGGAATAGTaagtacaaaattttattttattttttttcaaaacccctTTAAACAGATACCaattaagcctttttttttttatttaaatgatattttgctTGATCCACTTTAATAGACTagtttgatataattatgttatccaATTTTATGTTGTATAGTAAATAAGCTAGAATTTAACGTTTTAATCGGAGCTATTAAgtggaaaatgattaatttagaAAGTGATAGTATTTTAgacttaagaaaaattttaaggttatgagatttttttaggaattgaaggattaaaatagatatagtagaagcttaggcttaaatggtgtaaatttgtgattgattgaaaatttacagaattacatgattattttataagtgacgatttatagttgaCTTGAcattaatttgagaaaaattctaaaaagttaagaagtccaggtaagcagggctcctatgctagactttgcataaaataaaatgaactgaggttgatttatgaaaatgtgcattatgtgttttgaaaagaaatatgaaaataacctcagttatttgtttgtCATTACTTATTGAActctgatgaaagagaaagcatttttgtcatgactggtgtagacatgactGGTgtagcaaatatgaaaatttttgcataattatataaatatgctttggatctgctttgattacgaagatgatatgattttgatcagtactctgtttggataagatgtgatttctgaaaacctttggcatgactctctgattctgaatttgattatgtttccgctctATTCAGTTACGGTcttgccacgggtgataatagtggatacggtctAACCACAGGTTActatagtggatacggcccaaccattgataataatagtggatacagcccaacaacaggttataatagtggatacgacccaactacgggtaataatagtatataagacccaaccacgagttataatagtggatacggccctaacatgggttatagtagtggtctctgttttgagtgcacaccttggtgatagagtaatttatgttctgcttgactatctgcagatgcacaaccctaccacgggggttatacatggcctctgttttaatatgatgttttgatgatcatgatgatcatgatcatttatgctatgccaaaggatatttttttaatgaatttatttctaaatctttgctctgatattttgattacatgttttgcttccgcactttgaaaatataaatgttttgttctgcattctgatctttgtaaatgctcatgtttatacactgatATATGTTCTccgcttactgagttgttgataacttaccccttatctccaaatatttttcagataattttgatggttcagctggaggacaagagtaggaagttttagcaaggtgtgatgatcatagtggaataagtgcctaagggtacaagtttattggtgagtcttatttaataggtttatgattttatgttatttgatatttggagtcctagatatttctaaatatttatggagtgttttttttttcaaattatctcattgagATATTGTTTTTGGTGTCCTGGTAGaggaatatatattttggtttgaataaatggatttgtactttttggaaatattggagtattttaaatatgttatgaaagttggatttaggttacaagagctaactctccggacctccgagAACGAGACGTTACACAAATTATACCCAATGATTTTGCTTTTATACCTAATACAACAACAATAGCATCTCATGAATTATATGCAATggtttaaaattatcattataAATGGATCCTGGATGATGAATTTTTGATCAATTTGCTTGCTTGTATATAGTCTAATTTTCATAAAAGccaaagagaaaaaatgagCAGCATTAAACTGTTTCTCAAGTATGATTTTAATAGTTCCTGTTTTCATTGATGGAATGACTTGCTTGTTAGGTTTGGTTGCTGATATATTGGTTTACACACTCTACTTGTCTTTTAAGGCATatagttttcttcattttagattCATACCATATCGGAGTCGTGCTCTTCATTTTAGATACACAATGATCTTACATGCTTGTGCTTTGAAAAAATGCACTTGATATATCAACTAAGCTGAAAATGTTTGTTGTTCATGTATTCTGTTGGCCATATTTCATGTCAATAcatcttccttttttccttGTAACTTGATCTCCCTAATTAAACACTTGATTACAACATGAGCGAGTGAACATTACACTGGGAcgcaaaaattatatatttttttgtgttgtgtCTTTTTAAGTTGGAAGCCATTTGTgtagttacattttttttttcttctagccAAGGTCGTACACGGTGACAAAGTTATGATTTATGTAGAGAAGGGGTGtaggatatataaaaatttgtatataataaaaattgaaaaactactCAATAGCATGCATAAGTATATTATAAGAAGTTTCgagtttgaatgtaaaataaaaataaaacattttatatgtcaattgatctcaatatttttttaacaaatatcaaTCATTAATTATCACATTCTTTCTCAATATAGActagcaaataatttataaggaaaacacaatttattttttttcaaaaccgtATCTCAACAATATTAAAAGCTGAAAAGtactttcaatttgtttttattttgaaatctaaTATTTAACATGTTTATGATTTAAAGTATTTGGCTTGTCTAGATTATTCAacttaagtttttaaaataaaaggtaacaaaataataattattgttttggtaTACCAATTATTGTAATTTTCATTAGTACTtaaaatgaaagacaaatggGAAAACTTTGAGCACTACTTAATTTCGgagaaaataagttgaaatttaATCTAAGTGTTTGGTAAGTGAATACTAATAATTTACTA contains:
- the LOC108983036 gene encoding uncharacterized protein LOC108983036 → MSKRANGPKLELQLNLSPSRREHSPAESLNVSTSSSSEMSSDCSCVSSEPEDQPMTLQYSPSNTEPRSMMLVGCPRCLMYVMLSELADPKCPKCKSTVLLDFLKEENARSTRN